One Bacteroidota bacterium DNA segment encodes these proteins:
- a CDS encoding MqnA/MqnD/SBP family protein, translated as MTDRTIRVGHSPDPDDAFMFYGLSSGKVKLEGIRIEHLLEDIQSLNERAKRAELEVTAISAHAFPHVADRYWIMRTGASMGEGYGPVIISRKYKHLDELKGKKVGTPGPLTTATLLFKIFTDGIANIDMPFDRIMGAVDDGEIDAGLLIHEGQITYQSLGYNKILDFGELWEKEAAGLPLPLGLDVVRSDLGEKLAAKLSNGLQASIAYGYAHQNESIPYALQWGRGIDRKLGEKFVKMYVSDLTVDMGDKGKRALELLYKMANEKGLIPRVPEVVLY; from the coding sequence ATGACAGATCGGACCATTCGCGTCGGGCATAGTCCGGACCCCGATGACGCATTCATGTTCTACGGACTCTCAAGCGGCAAGGTAAAACTCGAAGGCATCCGGATCGAGCACCTTCTCGAGGACATTCAATCCCTCAACGAGCGCGCGAAGAGGGCGGAGCTTGAAGTCACGGCAATCTCCGCGCATGCATTCCCGCATGTAGCCGATCGGTACTGGATCATGCGGACGGGAGCGAGCATGGGTGAAGGATATGGTCCGGTGATTATCTCCAGAAAGTATAAGCATCTCGATGAACTGAAAGGGAAGAAGGTCGGGACACCTGGACCGTTGACGACGGCGACCTTGCTATTCAAAATCTTTACCGATGGAATTGCAAACATCGACATGCCGTTCGACCGGATCATGGGGGCTGTCGATGACGGCGAAATCGATGCCGGGCTCTTGATTCATGAAGGCCAGATTACCTATCAATCACTCGGATATAATAAGATCCTGGATTTCGGAGAGCTATGGGAGAAGGAGGCGGCCGGGTTGCCGCTGCCACTCGGGTTGGATGTCGTCCGCAGCGACCTCGGAGAGAAGCTTGCGGCGAAGTTATCGAACGGATTGCAGGCAAGCATCGCCTACGGGTATGCCCACCAGAACGAATCGATTCCCTATGCGCTCCAGTGGGGGAGAGGGATCGACCGGAAACTGGGTGAGAAGTTTGTAAAGATGTACGTCAGCGATCTAACCGTTGACATGGGGGACAAGGGAAAGCGGGCGCTCGAACTACTCTATAAGATGGCGAACGAGAAGGGTCTGATCCCCCGTGTTCCGGAGGTTGTGTTGTACTGA